The following proteins are encoded in a genomic region of Primulina huaijiensis isolate GDHJ02 unplaced genomic scaffold, ASM1229523v2 scaffold25037, whole genome shotgun sequence:
- the LOC140967453 gene encoding uncharacterized protein has product MLCSFSRSCSLQTLLLTLPFLLLSPVFSTIQIDRNSQSNKNPPHNMDPLELETLFKIMETLSSDENWKVSYPEPCQPGSSWPGIECKITGEDNLFHVIRLDFGTSPNPTCKKTARFPSEIFHLPYLESVFIFQCLTHTPTIISVSLNESSINSPIQQLSLRSNSRLVGSIPPQLSSLKSLQILTLSQNRLTGPIPVEIFSLTSLLHLDFSYNFITGAIPFEIGNFRNIVGLDLSYNEFMGPIPSKIGQLNELQKLDLSYNSLTGSIPESFQQLHSLVFLDLSNNKLSGGLPDGLKGLQNLQYLLMEDNPMFISLPLEFSHLKKLQELRLGNCGYSGTIPEKYSELTNLSTLSLQNNLLSGEIPAGFINLSHIYHLNLSRNFLNGVVPFNSSFLKRLGKNLDLSGNSGLCLSPSAAADDVHVGVDVCGNNKSGSSIHPPKKSEAPRDHISSLWFNVALIFLALNELIFSA; this is encoded by the coding sequence ATGCTCTGTTCATTTTCACGTTCATGTTCCCTTCAGACTCTTCTGCTAACACTACCTTTTCTTTTATTATCTCCTGTCTTCTCCACTATTCAAATTGATAGAAACAGCCAGTCAAACAAGAATCCCCCTCATAATATGGATCCACTTGAACTTGAAACCTTGTTCAAGATTATGGAAACTCTGTCATCTGATGAAAATTGGAAAGTTTCATACCCGGAGCCTTGTCAACCGGGTTCATCCTGGCCCGGAATCGAGTGCAAAATTACAGGAGAGGACAATCTTTTCCATGTAATTAGACTTGATTTTGGCACCTCACCAAATCCAACATGCAAGAAAACAGCCAGATTTCCTTCAGAAATCTTTCATCTCCCATATCTTGAATCCGTTTTCATTTTCCAGTGTCTCACTCACACCCCAACAATTATTTCGGTCTCACTAAACGAATCGTCCATCAACTCTCCAATTCAACAGCTGAGTTTGAGATCAAATTCTAGACTTGTTGGCTCAATCCCACCTCAACTTTCCTCTTTGAAATCACTCCAAATCCTCACATTGTCACAAAACAGGCTCACAGGGCCAATTCCAGTTGAAATTTTCAGTTTGACTTCACTTTTACACCTAGATTTTAGCTACAACTTCATCACTGGAGCAATCCCTTTTGAAATAGGCAATTTTAGAAACATTGTGGGCCTTGATTTAAGCTATAACGAGTTCATGGGACCAATCCCCTCTAAAATAGGACAGCTCAACGAACTTCAAAAGCTTGATTTGAGCTACAATTCTTTAACTGGAAGCATTCCAGAAAGTTTTCAACAGCTGCATTCTTTGGTTTTCTTGGATTTGAGCAACAACAAATTGAGCGGGGGACTCCCAGACGGATTGAAAGGGTTGCAGAATTTGCAGTATTTATTAATGGAAGATAATCCAATGTTTATATCTCTGCCATTGGAATTCAGTCATCTTAAGAAACTTCAAGAACTTAGACTTGGAAACTGTGGGTACTCGGGAACAATACCAGAGAAGTATTCGGAACTAACAAATCTAAGCACACTTTCATTGCAGAACAACCTGTTATCAGGTGAAATTCCAGCGGGTTTCATCAATCTTTCACATATATATCACTTGAATTTGAGCAGAAATTTTCTGAACGGAGTTGTGCCTTTTAACTCAAGTTTCTTGAAAAGGCTTGGAAAAAATTTGGACCTCAGTGGCAATTCGGGGCTGTGCTTGAGTCCATCTGCAGCAGCAGATGATGTTCATGTTGGAGTTGATGTTTGTGGGAATAATAAATCTGGATCATCAATCCATCCACCGAAGAAATCTGAAGCTCCAAGGGATCATATATCATCACTTTGGTTCAATGTTGCtttgatttttcttgcattgAATGAACTAATTTTTTCTGCTTAA